A single region of the Thermodesulfatator indicus DSM 15286 genome encodes:
- a CDS encoding DUF429 domain-containing protein, with protein sequence MENKIILAGIDGCRNGWLVVKGTFCLDKKDFLSEEIFILATVKEIFDLSARIYAFDMPIGLSENYVSGGRTCDKIARKLLGSRRASIFSPPPRLAFKAKTYKELRKQGIKLSLQSFYLLPKVRELDEYLRIKKPKNIYETHPELVFKSLAKRPLPSKHTADGLAFRHNILQNSRLFKKLDQNLAKIKVLFRKDLLDAYACLLAAKKIYVGEAQAIPQKIEEDSFGLKMQIWF encoded by the coding sequence ATGGAAAACAAAATCATTTTGGCAGGCATTGATGGCTGTCGCAACGGATGGTTGGTAGTAAAAGGAACTTTTTGTCTAGATAAAAAAGATTTCTTAAGTGAAGAAATTTTTATTTTGGCCACTGTAAAAGAAATTTTTGATCTATCAGCCCGTATTTATGCCTTTGACATGCCTATTGGACTTTCGGAAAACTATGTTTCTGGTGGTCGAACTTGTGACAAAATAGCTCGCAAACTTTTAGGGTCCAGGCGAGCTAGTATTTTCAGCCCTCCTCCTCGCCTGGCATTTAAAGCTAAAACCTACAAAGAATTGAGGAAGCAAGGGATTAAACTTTCACTACAAAGTTTCTATTTACTTCCCAAAGTAAGAGAACTTGACGAGTATTTAAGGATTAAAAAGCCTAAAAACATTTACGAAACCCATCCTGAACTAGTTTTCAAAAGCTTGGCTAAAAGGCCCCTTCCTTCTAAACATACGGCAGATGGGCTTGCTTTTCGCCATAATATTTTACAAAATAGCAGATTATTCAAAAAATTAGACCAAAATTTGGCTAAAATAAAAGTTTTATTTCGTAAAGATTTGCTCGATGCCTATGCCTGCCTTCTAGCCGCTAAAAAAATCTATGTTGGAGAGGCTCAGGCCATCCCTCAAAAGATAGAAGAGGACAGTTTTGGCCTTAAAATGCAAATCTGGTTTTAA
- a CDS encoding ThiF family adenylyltransferase, translated as MWHLIQKSLLGRKLEKYNIRSEASFFEEVFKPQRGLFSEEDQKKLRQATVAIAGLGGVGGTHLVSLIRTGVGRFKLAEFDVFEPRNISRQYGARVDTLGRPKGEVMLEEAFRLNPFLQIEYYKEGITPENIDAFLDGVDVVLDGVEFFAVEARKLLYDTARAKKIPLITAGPLGFSASLLIFDPEKSPSFDEYFAIKPDMSPVEKAILFALGLAPKPIFLRYIDFKSLNLKAGQGPASVIACYLCSALAAMEAVRIILGRPGLKPVPHYLQIDLYLRKLYEGYLKKGNRSATQRLKFFFLKKKLGL; from the coding sequence ATGTGGCATCTGATTCAGAAGAGCCTTTTAGGCCGTAAGCTAGAAAAATACAATATTAGAAGTGAAGCATCTTTTTTTGAAGAAGTTTTTAAGCCCCAGAGGGGTTTGTTCTCTGAAGAGGACCAAAAAAAGTTGAGACAAGCTACGGTGGCTATCGCTGGTTTAGGTGGTGTAGGTGGTACCCATCTTGTATCCCTTATTCGTACCGGGGTAGGGCGTTTTAAACTAGCTGAATTTGACGTCTTTGAGCCTCGAAATATCAGTCGCCAATATGGAGCAAGGGTAGACACTTTAGGACGCCCCAAAGGCGAAGTGATGCTTGAAGAGGCCTTTCGCCTAAATCCTTTTCTTCAAATTGAATACTACAAAGAAGGTATTACCCCTGAAAACATAGATGCTTTTTTAGATGGAGTTGATGTGGTGCTAGATGGGGTGGAATTTTTCGCTGTAGAGGCCAGAAAACTTCTCTATGATACTGCTAGAGCCAAAAAAATTCCTTTGATTACCGCTGGCCCTTTAGGTTTTAGTGCCTCTTTGTTGATTTTTGATCCAGAAAAAAGCCCATCCTTTGATGAATATTTTGCCATAAAGCCAGATATGTCACCTGTGGAAAAAGCTATACTTTTTGCCTTGGGGTTGGCTCCTAAGCCAATTTTTTTGAGATATATCGATTTTAAAAGTTTAAATCTCAAAGCTGGCCAAGGCCCAGCCTCAGTAATTGCCTGTTACTTATGTAGTGCTTTAGCCGCTATGGAAGCTGTGAGAATAATTTTAGGCCGTCCGGGTCTAAAGCCAGTTCCTCATTATCTTCAGATAGATCTTTATCTTAGGAAGCTCTATGAAGGTTATCTAAAAAAAGGCAATAGGAGTGCTACCCAAAGGCTCAAATTCTTTTTTCTTAAAAAGAAACTCGGGCTTTAA
- the kdsA gene encoding 3-deoxy-8-phosphooctulonate synthase — translation MPKINIVKIADFQVGGATPLLIAGPCVLEDLDIALECARFMKEVAQKAGFNYIFKASFDKANRTSLSSYRGPGLEKGLAMLEQVKKEVGVPVISDIHEPWQAEPAAEVLDIIQIPAFLCRQTDLILAAARTGQPVNIKKGQFVSPWDMYYAVEKARGAGAQGIILTERGYTFGYRNLVVDMRAFPIMRNFGVPVVFDATHSVQLPGGAGGASGGEREFVAPLARAAVAVGVDGIFMEVHPEPKKALCDGPNSLPLEEAKGLLMILKEIYEVIRKNDILSP, via the coding sequence ATGCCAAAGATTAATATCGTAAAAATAGCAGATTTCCAAGTGGGAGGGGCAACGCCTCTTCTAATTGCTGGTCCGTGTGTGCTTGAAGATTTAGACATAGCCCTTGAGTGTGCTCGTTTTATGAAAGAGGTCGCCCAAAAAGCTGGTTTTAATTATATTTTCAAGGCTTCTTTTGATAAGGCCAACCGCACTTCTCTCTCTTCTTATCGTGGTCCAGGGCTTGAAAAGGGTCTGGCTATGTTAGAGCAAGTCAAAAAGGAAGTAGGTGTGCCGGTTATCTCTGATATCCATGAGCCCTGGCAGGCAGAACCTGCGGCTGAAGTGTTAGATATTATTCAGATTCCGGCTTTTCTTTGTCGTCAAACGGACTTAATATTAGCTGCTGCTCGCACTGGCCAGCCTGTAAACATAAAAAAAGGCCAGTTCGTTTCTCCCTGGGATATGTATTACGCCGTTGAAAAAGCCCGCGGAGCTGGGGCCCAGGGAATCATTCTTACTGAGAGGGGTTATACCTTTGGCTATCGTAATCTCGTGGTAGATATGCGAGCTTTTCCTATTATGCGTAATTTTGGTGTTCCGGTGGTTTTCGATGCCACCCATAGCGTTCAGCTTCCAGGTGGTGCTGGTGGGGCTTCTGGAGGTGAACGAGAGTTTGTTGCTCCGCTTGCGAGAGCGGCTGTTGCCGTGGGAGTTGACGGCATTTTTATGGAGGTTCATCCTGAGCCGAAAAAGGCCCTCTGTGATGGGCCTAATTCTTTACCCCTCGAGGAGGCCAAAGGGCTCCTTATGATCCTTAAAGAGATATACGAGGTGATACGGAAAAATGATATCCTTTCCCCCTGA
- the fusA gene encoding elongation factor G, whose translation MAGEARIKKIRNIGIIAHIDAGKTTLTERILYYTGRIYKIGEVHEGQATMDYLPEEQERGITITAACTTCYWRDHEIHLIDTPGHVDFTIEVERSLRVLDGAVGVFCAVGGVEPQSETVWHQAERFKVPKIAFINKMDRIGANFWKVVRQIREKFRVKPVILTLPYGEGEYFKGVIDILSQKLIIWDEESLGEKYDLLPVPEDKREEVSRLKEELIETVVEFDEKLMEKYLADEPLSLQEIKRLIRQGVLSREIVPIFAGSALKNKGIQPLLDAIVDYLPSPLDIPPVKGINPFTGKEEVRAPDEAAPFSALAFKVQMFEGRKMVYLRLYSGILEVGKTVLNATQNKKEKVARLFLMHAAKRTRLDRAGAGDIVAAMGLKHTVTGDTLCDPEHPIVFEPIGAYEPVISIAVEPKTRAEEEKVEEALAKIAQEDPTFRVKINEDTGQRIISGMGELHLEVILERLKRDFGLELKVGRPQVIYRETIAQEIEVKEHFDEPIGDERLSAEVSLIVRPRKRGEGNLIGSLVPQDKLSEEQLKLLLKTIEDTLSASGPLAYPVIDVEVLMLDVNFPGGSFNEMAARAAVFKALMRALKEAHPVLLEPVMEVEVTVPSEHLGEVISDLNQRQGHVINIETKDPVQIVKAEVPLAELFGYSTALRSATQGRASFTMKFSRFDQKEALKT comes from the coding sequence ATGGCTGGAGAAGCAAGAATTAAAAAAATTAGAAACATAGGCATTATTGCCCACATAGACGCGGGTAAAACAACTCTTACTGAGCGAATCCTTTATTACACGGGACGAATCTATAAAATAGGCGAGGTTCACGAAGGCCAGGCCACCATGGATTATCTCCCCGAAGAACAGGAACGCGGCATCACTATTACCGCGGCCTGCACCACTTGTTATTGGCGCGACCACGAAATCCATCTCATAGATACACCAGGCCATGTTGATTTTACCATTGAGGTGGAACGGAGCCTTAGAGTACTAGACGGCGCCGTGGGGGTTTTCTGTGCTGTAGGTGGGGTTGAGCCCCAGTCAGAGACAGTATGGCACCAGGCCGAACGTTTTAAAGTGCCAAAGATCGCCTTTATCAATAAGATGGACCGCATAGGAGCCAATTTCTGGAAAGTTGTTCGCCAAATAAGAGAAAAATTTAGGGTGAAACCGGTAATTCTTACGCTTCCTTACGGTGAAGGAGAATATTTTAAAGGCGTGATAGATATACTTTCTCAGAAACTTATTATTTGGGACGAAGAGAGTCTCGGAGAAAAATATGACCTTTTGCCTGTCCCTGAAGACAAGCGTGAAGAAGTGTCTCGCTTAAAAGAAGAACTTATAGAAACCGTGGTTGAGTTTGACGAAAAGCTTATGGAAAAGTATCTCGCCGATGAGCCTTTGTCCTTACAAGAAATAAAAAGACTGATTCGCCAGGGAGTTCTTTCTCGGGAAATAGTGCCTATATTTGCCGGCTCAGCGCTTAAAAATAAAGGAATTCAACCTTTGCTTGACGCTATTGTAGATTATCTTCCTTCACCATTAGATATCCCACCGGTTAAGGGCATTAACCCTTTTACCGGCAAAGAAGAAGTCAGAGCTCCAGATGAAGCTGCTCCCTTCTCAGCCCTAGCCTTTAAAGTGCAGATGTTTGAAGGCCGAAAAATGGTCTATCTACGCCTTTACTCTGGCATCCTTGAGGTAGGGAAAACCGTTCTTAACGCCACACAAAACAAGAAGGAAAAAGTGGCCAGGCTATTTCTGATGCACGCTGCCAAAAGAACTCGGCTGGACAGGGCCGGCGCTGGAGATATCGTAGCAGCCATGGGCCTTAAACACACGGTTACCGGCGATACTCTGTGTGACCCTGAACACCCCATAGTATTTGAGCCTATCGGGGCTTATGAACCGGTTATTTCCATAGCTGTGGAGCCTAAAACCCGAGCGGAAGAGGAAAAAGTAGAAGAGGCCCTTGCCAAAATAGCCCAAGAAGACCCTACCTTTAGGGTAAAAATTAATGAAGACACCGGCCAGCGCATAATTTCCGGTATGGGTGAGCTCCATTTAGAAGTAATCCTTGAGCGTCTAAAACGAGATTTTGGCCTGGAATTAAAGGTAGGCCGGCCTCAAGTTATTTACCGTGAGACCATTGCCCAGGAAATAGAAGTAAAAGAGCACTTTGATGAACCAATAGGCGATGAGCGTCTCAGCGCAGAAGTAAGCCTTATCGTCAGGCCACGTAAACGAGGGGAAGGCAATCTTATCGGCTCCTTGGTCCCTCAAGATAAACTTAGCGAAGAACAACTCAAGCTGCTTCTTAAAACTATTGAAGACACCCTTTCAGCCAGTGGTCCTCTGGCATATCCGGTCATAGACGTAGAGGTCCTAATGCTAGATGTAAATTTCCCTGGTGGCAGTTTTAACGAAATGGCTGCCAGAGCCGCCGTGTTTAAAGCCCTTATGCGGGCTTTAAAAGAAGCCCATCCCGTTCTTCTTGAGCCTGTAATGGAAGTGGAAGTCACGGTGCCTTCTGAACACCTCGGCGAAGTTATAAGTGATTTGAACCAGCGTCAGGGGCATGTAATTAACATAGAAACAAAAGACCCGGTGCAGATAGTCAAAGCCGAAGTCCCTTTGGCCGAACTTTTCGGATATTCCACGGCTTTGCGTTCAGCCACCCAGGGAAGAGCCAGTTTCACTATGAAATTCTCACGTTTTGATCAAAAAGAAGCACTAAAGACTTAA
- a CDS encoding UPF0280 family protein: MNFEIRDYRTYIGAQRLIPFRVVLKESDLLILAEKDLSQKTLEILYTIRQELENYIIKNPQFLKSLKPLPFDPEAPSIIQKMLKAGKIAGVGPMAAVAGAVAQEVGEKLINLGFTSEVVVENGGDIYLALKNNATVAIWAGNSPLSGKLGLRIKKDLMPCGVCTSSGTVGHSLSLGKADALCVIAKDTALADACATALGNMVNTPKDFKKLKKALKSLPQALGVVCILNDKLFAQGKAIEFVSINV; encoded by the coding sequence ATGAATTTTGAAATAAGAGATTATCGTACTTACATTGGTGCCCAAAGGCTTATACCTTTTCGCGTGGTTTTAAAGGAATCTGATCTTTTAATACTTGCTGAAAAAGACCTTTCCCAAAAAACCCTGGAAATACTTTATACTATTCGCCAAGAGCTTGAAAATTACATAATCAAAAACCCACAATTTTTAAAAAGCCTAAAGCCCTTGCCTTTTGATCCAGAGGCGCCCTCTATCATTCAAAAAATGCTAAAAGCCGGCAAAATAGCAGGCGTAGGGCCTATGGCGGCGGTAGCTGGTGCTGTTGCCCAGGAAGTTGGAGAAAAACTCATAAATTTAGGCTTCACCAGCGAAGTGGTAGTTGAAAATGGTGGTGATATCTATCTGGCTTTAAAAAATAATGCCACCGTAGCTATCTGGGCCGGGAACTCTCCCCTTTCAGGTAAATTAGGATTACGCATAAAAAAAGACCTTATGCCTTGCGGAGTTTGTACCTCTTCAGGCACAGTAGGCCACAGTCTAAGCCTGGGTAAAGCCGATGCCCTTTGTGTAATAGCTAAAGATACAGCTTTAGCTGACGCCTGTGCTACAGCCCTCGGAAATATGGTTAATACCCCTAAAGACTTCAAAAAACTCAAAAAAGCTCTAAAAAGTCTTCCCCAGGCATTAGGTGTGGTTTGTATCCTCAATGATAAGCTTTTCGCTCAAGGAAAAGCTATAGAATTCGTATCCATAAATGTCTAA
- a CDS encoding NAD(P)/FAD-dependent oxidoreductase, giving the protein MLKDGEKGAILQRDKETYAIAPHVPLGVVTPEFLRKVANIAEKYGVKAMKLTSACRIAMVGFKEEDIDRVWEELGVEPGAAVGACVRSIKVCPGTTFCRLGQQDSLSLGAELDKRYHGYQLPAKFKIGVAGCINDCAEVCIKDLGFIGKPKGWTVKVGGCGGAKPRLAQTLTENISSEEALAIADKIIKFYEAHAKKTDRLGRLIDRIGFEEFKKEIF; this is encoded by the coding sequence ATGCTTAAAGATGGTGAAAAAGGAGCAATACTTCAGCGAGACAAAGAAACTTACGCTATCGCCCCGCATGTACCTTTAGGAGTTGTTACACCGGAATTTTTGCGGAAAGTGGCCAACATTGCGGAAAAGTATGGTGTCAAAGCTATGAAGCTCACCAGTGCTTGTAGGATTGCTATGGTGGGTTTTAAAGAAGAAGATATTGATCGGGTATGGGAAGAATTAGGAGTTGAGCCGGGAGCAGCGGTGGGGGCTTGTGTCCGTAGTATAAAAGTTTGTCCCGGGACTACTTTTTGTCGTTTAGGGCAACAAGATTCTTTAAGTTTGGGAGCCGAACTAGATAAACGTTATCACGGATATCAGCTTCCTGCCAAATTTAAAATTGGAGTAGCAGGCTGCATTAATGATTGTGCTGAAGTCTGTATTAAAGACCTGGGTTTTATCGGAAAACCTAAAGGCTGGACGGTAAAAGTTGGCGGGTGTGGCGGAGCTAAACCCAGACTCGCTCAGACTTTAACAGAAAATATATCCAGTGAAGAAGCGCTGGCTATAGCCGATAAGATAATTAAGTTTTATGAAGCCCATGCCAAAAAGACAGACAGATTAGGACGTCTTATTGACCGGATAGGCTTCGAAGAATTTAAAAAGGAAATTTTTTAA
- the plsY gene encoding glycerol-3-phosphate 1-O-acyltransferase PlsY: MEKVYSIFILAYLLGSIPTALLVAKPFGIDPRKHGSKNLGATNVARLLGKKWGLLTLIGDMGKGIVPMLLALYLFKDYPQKDFLVAGTGFCAFLGHLFPVYLKFRGGKGVATAAGVFLVLCPAALAVALTVFVLAVKFTGYVSVGSLLASALVPLLIPFLCHKEVYFYTALVMAALIWFKHRENIRRLIRGEEKSWKKN; this comes from the coding sequence ATGGAAAAAGTTTACTCAATATTTATTTTAGCTTATTTGTTAGGGTCAATACCTACCGCGTTGTTGGTGGCCAAGCCTTTTGGTATTGACCCACGAAAGCATGGCAGTAAGAACTTAGGAGCCACTAACGTAGCCAGGCTATTGGGTAAAAAGTGGGGGCTTTTGACCTTAATTGGGGACATGGGCAAAGGGATAGTGCCCATGTTGTTAGCGCTTTATCTTTTCAAAGATTATCCTCAAAAAGACTTCTTAGTGGCGGGCACAGGTTTTTGTGCCTTCTTAGGGCATCTTTTTCCAGTTTACTTAAAGTTCCGCGGAGGAAAGGGCGTGGCTACGGCAGCCGGTGTCTTTTTAGTGCTTTGTCCCGCTGCGTTAGCTGTGGCCTTAACGGTTTTTGTGCTAGCGGTTAAATTTACGGGTTACGTATCCGTAGGTTCTCTTTTAGCTTCAGCCCTGGTTCCTTTACTCATACCCTTTCTTTGTCATAAAGAAGTCTATTTTTATACTGCTTTGGTTATGGCAGCCTTGATCTGGTTCAAACACCGGGAAAATATTCGTCGGCTCATACGGGGTGAAGAGAAAAGCTGGAAGAAGAATTAA
- a CDS encoding RrF2 family transcriptional regulator encodes MAGPILRISDALALGLHAMAYLSLEPKKAKRVKEIAIKLKASEAHLSKVLQALARAGLLKATRGPKGGYMLNKKPEEISLLDIYEVISGPLEDQRCLFKKPLCDGKNCILGDLLSSVNQLVKEHFSKTTLIAAQKINFLEEEKDA; translated from the coding sequence ATGGCTGGGCCAATTTTAAGAATTTCTGATGCTTTAGCTTTAGGATTACACGCTATGGCTTATTTGTCTTTAGAGCCTAAAAAGGCCAAAAGAGTAAAAGAGATAGCCATTAAGTTGAAGGCGTCTGAAGCTCATTTGTCAAAGGTTTTACAGGCTTTAGCTAGAGCCGGGTTACTTAAAGCCACAAGAGGGCCTAAAGGTGGCTATATGTTGAATAAAAAGCCTGAAGAGATTTCCCTCCTGGATATTTATGAAGTCATAAGTGGCCCTTTGGAAGATCAGCGCTGTCTTTTCAAGAAACCTTTATGCGATGGGAAAAACTGTATCTTGGGAGATTTGTTATCTTCAGTAAATCAGCTTGTAAAAGAACATTTTTCAAAAACCACTTTGATAGCTGCACAAAAAATAAATTTTTTGGAGGAGGAAAAAGATGCTTAA
- a CDS encoding alanine-zipper protein: MRYKHLILMISLVFLCVSCGGYSVKQTLAPAHPPQGASNLPKVAVLPFADYSSSSVWEAWRKNIFIREALEDEFLKAGLATVPMEQVNQYLLSQGVIKPVKTYYSNVDSSLITMLKGDWSPEMKAEIWQAIERNQRISKVKKEETRPLDTQMIMDIGKTFGARYVVRGRILDFNSERYRSLNPIKSGLLPFVVNLGSRTVFGVADSETYEAINFAATGAIAGGLIDASWGGAGIGAAAGLATLKTGKTNQAKVQLRIYIQDTSTGEVIWTGRTEVEVTPESIFANKSSDDLFKKAIDEAVHFLVADFSKALAQGELIAPTREEISPIVEEAKAAAQEARAAAAEAQEAAQKAQKQAIKTERIFEKTLTK; the protein is encoded by the coding sequence ATGCGATACAAACATTTAATTTTAATGATTAGTTTGGTGTTTTTGTGTGTTAGTTGTGGAGGCTATAGTGTCAAACAAACTTTAGCTCCCGCTCATCCACCTCAAGGAGCTTCTAATTTGCCCAAGGTAGCGGTTTTACCTTTTGCCGATTACAGCTCTTCATCTGTTTGGGAGGCGTGGCGCAAGAATATTTTTATCAGGGAGGCCCTTGAAGATGAATTTCTTAAGGCCGGCCTAGCTACAGTGCCAATGGAGCAAGTTAATCAATATCTTTTGAGCCAGGGAGTTATTAAGCCTGTTAAAACTTATTATTCCAATGTTGATTCTTCCCTGATTACTATGCTCAAGGGCGATTGGTCTCCTGAAATGAAGGCTGAAATTTGGCAGGCCATCGAGCGTAATCAAAGGATATCAAAGGTAAAGAAAGAAGAAACTCGTCCCCTTGATACCCAGATGATTATGGATATCGGCAAGACCTTTGGAGCTCGTTACGTAGTTAGAGGTAGAATCCTTGATTTTAACTCGGAGCGTTATCGTTCTCTTAATCCAATTAAAAGTGGCCTTTTACCCTTCGTGGTAAACCTGGGTTCTCGTACAGTTTTTGGAGTAGCTGATTCAGAAACATATGAGGCCATTAACTTTGCCGCTACTGGAGCCATAGCCGGTGGATTGATAGATGCTTCCTGGGGTGGGGCTGGAATTGGAGCGGCCGCAGGCCTTGCTACTCTTAAAACCGGAAAAACCAATCAGGCCAAAGTACAGTTAAGAATTTACATACAGGATACTTCCACAGGAGAAGTAATCTGGACTGGACGTACCGAAGTAGAAGTCACCCCTGAAAGTATATTTGCCAACAAATCTTCTGATGATTTGTTTAAAAAAGCTATTGATGAAGCCGTTCACTTTTTAGTAGCTGATTTTTCAAAAGCCCTGGCTCAAGGGGAACTAATCGCGCCAACCAGAGAAGAAATTTCACCTATAGTCGAAGAGGCTAAGGCCGCAGCCCAAGAAGCTAGAGCCGCGGCAGCAGAGGCCCAAGAGGCAGCCCAAAAGGCCCAAAAACAGGCTATAAAAACCGAAAGAATATTCGAAAAAACTCTTACTAAATAA
- a CDS encoding M48 family metallopeptidase, whose protein sequence is MSPEDEAKLGQKVLEMLQKKDSLVEDPEVINYVAQVGRRIIAHIGPHYFPFRFYVIKDPSLNAFALPGGYIFVNTGLLEEIDREDELAGVLAHELAHVQARHLAKRMQKLNRLSLATAAVTIVGLLLGGGQAGQAIAITSSALATTKALAYSRADEEEADRLGFEYLTAAGYDPKGFIEVFNKILRHRWLLSENTPSYLLTHPGTAERITYLESMIEYYKPKVTYKPDPFKLRRIQVRVKVLTHDAGDLVLRYQEELRKTPDDPMLHYGLALSMAKLRRYDEAVTEMLKVIRLLPKEDDFKLDLAEIYFEAAQYDKALDILSPYIKRYPYKEMAEFLLARCYQETKQYQKALNIFKELEKKFNEYPEFHYYFGQLYSSLGKSGLAHYQFAQYFRLKGDQKVALYHLRQAYKKLPPESPLRSKIAAKLAATKETNNGK, encoded by the coding sequence ATGAGCCCAGAGGATGAGGCCAAGCTTGGCCAAAAAGTCCTTGAAATGCTTCAGAAAAAAGATTCTCTGGTGGAAGACCCTGAAGTTATAAATTATGTGGCTCAGGTGGGGCGAAGAATTATTGCTCACATAGGTCCGCATTATTTTCCCTTTCGTTTTTACGTAATCAAAGACCCAAGTCTTAACGCTTTTGCCTTGCCAGGTGGTTATATCTTTGTAAATACCGGGCTTCTTGAAGAAATAGATCGTGAAGATGAATTGGCCGGAGTTCTGGCTCACGAATTAGCTCATGTCCAAGCCAGGCACCTGGCCAAACGTATGCAAAAGCTGAATAGGCTTAGTTTGGCTACGGCTGCGGTAACCATTGTTGGGCTTTTGCTCGGTGGTGGTCAGGCAGGGCAGGCTATAGCCATAACCTCTTCGGCTTTAGCTACCACCAAGGCGTTGGCTTATAGCCGAGCTGATGAGGAAGAAGCCGATCGCCTGGGTTTTGAATATCTTACCGCGGCTGGTTATGATCCAAAAGGATTTATAGAAGTTTTTAATAAAATTTTGAGACATCGCTGGCTTTTGTCAGAGAATACCCCTAGCTATTTATTGACTCATCCAGGTACCGCTGAACGTATCACTTATCTTGAGAGCATGATTGAGTATTATAAACCAAAAGTTACTTACAAACCTGATCCCTTTAAACTACGTAGAATACAGGTTCGAGTAAAAGTACTAACGCATGATGCCGGCGATTTAGTTCTCAGATACCAGGAAGAACTTCGTAAAACTCCTGATGACCCAATGCTTCACTATGGTTTAGCCCTTTCTATGGCTAAGCTCAGACGCTATGACGAAGCTGTTACCGAAATGCTTAAAGTAATTCGTCTGCTTCCTAAAGAAGATGATTTTAAACTTGACTTGGCAGAAATTTATTTTGAGGCTGCCCAGTATGATAAAGCTTTAGATATACTTAGTCCTTATATAAAACGTTATCCATATAAAGAAATGGCAGAGTTTCTATTGGCTAGGTGTTATCAGGAGACCAAACAATATCAAAAAGCCTTAAATATTTTTAAGGAACTAGAAAAAAAATTTAACGAATATCCTGAATTTCACTATTATTTCGGTCAACTCTATTCATCTTTGGGAAAGTCGGGGCTTGCTCATTATCAATTCGCCCAATACTTTAGGCTTAAAGGAGACCAAAAAGTAGCTCTTTATCATTTACGCCAGGCTTATAAAAAGCTACCACCTGAAAGCCCCTTACGATCTAAAATAGCGGCTAAATTGGCGGCTACTAAAGAAACGAATAACGGAAAGTAA
- a CDS encoding transposase → MPRIPRLLTNNPKAAYHVISRTALPGHDVLGSEEKEHLLQLINWLSQVYFVEVYGFAIMGNHFHLLCRMLPENQFSDEEVARRIKLYYQEKRKVFIYEDMIKKWRARLSSLSRYVQDIKQRFSRWYNKRVDRKGYFWADRFKSVIIETGEALLNCLAYIELNPVRAGIVEKPEDYRWCSLGYRARLGTGETSFLSLNIGLPSYANKSERERFKLYREFVYGKSGLSEPKTFTKVKEFTYRTRYFSESLIIGSKRFIDEAGRELKRFFARKREKVIPDKPFLSF, encoded by the coding sequence ATGCCAAGAATTCCTCGTTTGCTTACCAACAACCCTAAGGCCGCTTATCATGTCATCTCTCGTACAGCCTTACCCGGCCATGATGTCCTTGGCTCTGAAGAAAAAGAACACCTACTCCAGCTCATTAACTGGCTCTCGCAGGTCTATTTCGTAGAAGTCTATGGCTTTGCCATCATGGGTAATCATTTCCATCTCCTCTGCCGCATGCTCCCTGAAAACCAGTTCTCCGACGAAGAAGTCGCCCGCCGTATCAAGCTCTACTACCAGGAGAAACGCAAAGTCTTCATCTACGAAGATATGATCAAGAAATGGCGAGCAAGGCTCTCCAGCCTTTCTCGCTATGTCCAGGATATCAAGCAGCGCTTCTCACGATGGTACAACAAACGCGTTGACCGCAAAGGCTATTTTTGGGCTGATCGCTTTAAGTCCGTAATCATTGAGACTGGTGAGGCTTTGCTAAATTGCCTAGCTTACATAGAGCTTAATCCGGTACGAGCGGGAATCGTAGAAAAACCAGAGGACTATCGTTGGTGTTCGCTAGGATATCGAGCAAGATTAGGGACAGGCGAAACAAGTTTTCTTTCGTTAAATATCGGCCTCCCCTCTTATGCCAACAAGTCTGAGCGGGAAAGATTCAAGCTCTACCGAGAGTTTGTTTACGGAAAAAGTGGCCTTAGTGAACCAAAAACATTCACCAAGGTCAAAGAATTTACCTATAGAACACGCTATTTCTCGGAAAGTCTTATCATTGGTTCAAAAAGATTTATAGACGAGGCCGGAAGAGAACTAAAAAGATTCTTTGCAAGAAAACGAGAAAAAGTTATTCCAGACAAGCCATTCCTATCATTCTAA